The Oncorhynchus tshawytscha isolate Ot180627B linkage group LG05, Otsh_v2.0, whole genome shotgun sequence genome includes a window with the following:
- the slain2 gene encoding SLAIN motif-containing protein 2 isoform X2 has protein sequence MEDINSNINADLEVRKLQDLVKKLEQQNEQLRSRSSSGAVSGNHRPHSAGYDSRLSAASAAGLAGFPGVGSGGTGYGGLLENSRCLSPRLSYDGISFRRAYEGEGASAATSFTGTNSYFTDAGETLGFMDEGETSILDEVEILDLEDMDCLNEDQDSWLYEAKLNSPLQKALSPIVWCRQALDNPSPDMESAKRSLIHRLDVTMSANKRRSLYGCPYSPQVNYGSPYCTNTANSPYSSGFNSPSSTPSRVPIVRQQLMLPVNQAHQQQRGGSVERERNPPAVSPQSSIDSELSTSEMDEDSVGSSTTYKLNDVTDVQILARMQEESLRQDYAATASRRSSGSSCHSLRRSTFSDQELDAHSLEDDEEAVHPAFHIPSNRFSPSPRHSPHASPRNSPRSRSPARSLEYSHPHSRGSPQPIISRLQAPRHSLQSHTPQDLQTNVVKNEEKLRRSLPNLTRSNVAQQGPEPVKNSRSFESNLQVPNGGSPRHQAVSQSATQHSSTPLHSRYSTPPRSSQTGIPPRSLQSPKPKQHLQSPSSLRVHLSCCFGEEGDFIPSPSKLRTPATPSPLALRQPVKATSTPGSGASTPTRSLGPARSGLPRPSAGGGGGGIPVPRSKLAQPVRRSLPAPRTYNGGREGDNWREGCY, from the exons ATGGAGGATATCAACTCAAACATCAACGCGGACTTAGAGGTGCGGAAACTACAGGACTTGGTAAAGAAACTCGAACAACAAAACGAGCAGCTCCGTAGTCGGTCTTCGTCTGGAGCAGTGTCAGGGAACCATAGACCCCATAGTGCAGGATACGACTCTCGCTTATCAGCCGCCTCAGCGGCGGGGCTGGCCGGCTTCCCTGGGGTGGGGTCCGGCGGAACTGGCTATGGAGGGCTTTTGGAAAACTCCCGTTGTTTGAGTCCCAGACTGTCATATGATGGCATCAGTTTCAGGAGAGCATATGAGGGCGAGGGGGCATCGGCTGCCACCTCTTTCACTGGCACCAATTCCTATTTTACTGACGCAGGGGAAACACTGGGTTTTATGGATGAAGGGGAAACTTCTATATTGGATGAAGTAGAAATCCTCGATCTCGAAGACATGGATTGTCTTAACGAAGATCAAGACAGCTG GCTGTATGAGGCGAAGCTCAACAGCCCACTGCAGAAAGCCTTGAGTCCCATTGTGTGGTGTCGTCAGGCTCTGGACAATCCCAGTCCTGACATGGAGTCAGCCAAGCGCTCCCTCATCCACAGACTGGACGTCACCATGTCAG CAAACAAGCGTAGGAGCCTGTATGGATGTCCCTACAGTCCCCAGGTGAACTACGGAAGCCCATACTGCACAAACACCGCTAACAGCCCCTACAGCAGTGGCTTCAACTCCCCATCATCCACACCCAGTAGGGTGCCCATCGTCAGACAGCAGCTGATGCTCCCCGTCAACCAGG CTCACCAGCAGCAGCGTGGTGgctcagtagagagagaaaggaacccCCCAGCGGTCAGCCCTCAGTCTTCAATAGACAGTGAGCTGAGCACCTCAGAGATGGACGAGGACTCTGTAGGATCCTCCACCACATACAAGCTCAACGACGTCACTGATGTACAAATCCTGGCTCGCATGCAGGAGGAGA gtcTTCGGCAGGACTATGCTGCCACAGCGTCCAGACGGAGCTCTGGTTCGTCCTGCCACTCTCTGAGACGCAGCACCTTCAGTGACCAGGAACTGGACGCCCACAGTCTAGAGGACGATGAGGAGGCTGTACACCCCGCCTTCCACATCCCCTCAAACCGCTTTTCCCCCTCCCCCAGACACTCCCCTCACGCCTCCCCCAGAAACTCTCCCCGCTCCCGTTCCCCCGCACGCTCCCTGGAGTACAGCCACCCCCACAGCCGAGGCTCCCCGCAGCCAATCATCAGCCGGCTGCAGGCACCACGTCACTCCCTGCAAAGCCACACCCCCCAAGACCTGCAGACCAACGTGGTGAAGAACGAAG AAAAGCTGAGGCGGAGTCTTCCTAACCTGACCCGCTCCAACGTGGCACAGCAGGGTCCAGAGCCCGTCAAGAACAGCAGGAGCTTTGAGTCCAACCTGCAAGTGCCAAACGGAGGCTCACCCAGAcaccaggcagtcagtcagtctgcca CCCAGcactcctccactccactccactcccggTACTCGACTCCCCCTCGCTCCTCCCAAACAGGAATTCCCCCTCGATCCTTACAGTCCCCGAAACCCAAACAGCACCTCCAAAGCCCTTCTTCTCTGCGAG TCCATCTTTCCTGTTGCTTTGGAGAAGAAGGTGATTTCA TCCCTTCTCCCAGTAAGCTGCGAACCCCGGCCACTCCGTCTCCCCTGGCCCTGAGGCAACCTGTGAAGGCCACGTCTACCCCTGGCTCTGGAGCCTCCACCCCCACACGCTCCCTGGGCCCAGCACGCAGCGGCCTGCCCCGGCCCAGtgcaggagggggggggggcggcATCCCCGTGCCTCGCAGCAAACTGGCCCAGCCAGTACGCAG GTCTCTACCTGCCCCTCGGACCTACAATGGTGGACGGGAAGGAGATAACTGGAGGGAGGGTTGCTACTGA
- the slain2 gene encoding SLAIN motif-containing protein 2 isoform X1, with translation MEDINSNINADLEVRKLQDLVKKLEQQNEQLRSRSSSGAVSGNHRPHSAGYDSRLSAASAAGLAGFPGVGSGGTGYGGLLENSRCLSPRLSYDGISFRRAYEGEGASAATSFTGTNSYFTDAGETLGFMDEGETSILDEVEILDLEDMDCLNEDQDSWLYEAKLNSPLQKALSPIVWCRQALDNPSPDMESAKRSLIHRLDVTMSANKRRSLYGCPYSPQVNYGSPYCTNTANSPYSSGFNSPSSTPSRVPIVRQQLMLPVNQAHQQQRGGSVERERNPPAVSPQSSIDSELSTSEMDEDSVGSSTTYKLNDVTDVQILARMQEESLRQDYAATASRRSSGSSCHSLRRSTFSDQELDAHSLEDDEEAVHPAFHIPSNRFSPSPRHSPHASPRNSPRSRSPARSLEYSHPHSRGSPQPIISRLQAPRHSLQSHTPQDLQTNVVKNEEKLRRSLPNLTRSNVAQQGPEPVKNSRSFESNLQVPNGGSPRHQAVSQSAIAQHSSTPLHSRYSTPPRSSQTGIPPRSLQSPKPKQHLQSPSSLRVHLSCCFGEEGDFIPSPSKLRTPATPSPLALRQPVKATSTPGSGASTPTRSLGPARSGLPRPSAGGGGGGIPVPRSKLAQPVRRSLPAPRTYNGGREGDNWREGCY, from the exons ATGGAGGATATCAACTCAAACATCAACGCGGACTTAGAGGTGCGGAAACTACAGGACTTGGTAAAGAAACTCGAACAACAAAACGAGCAGCTCCGTAGTCGGTCTTCGTCTGGAGCAGTGTCAGGGAACCATAGACCCCATAGTGCAGGATACGACTCTCGCTTATCAGCCGCCTCAGCGGCGGGGCTGGCCGGCTTCCCTGGGGTGGGGTCCGGCGGAACTGGCTATGGAGGGCTTTTGGAAAACTCCCGTTGTTTGAGTCCCAGACTGTCATATGATGGCATCAGTTTCAGGAGAGCATATGAGGGCGAGGGGGCATCGGCTGCCACCTCTTTCACTGGCACCAATTCCTATTTTACTGACGCAGGGGAAACACTGGGTTTTATGGATGAAGGGGAAACTTCTATATTGGATGAAGTAGAAATCCTCGATCTCGAAGACATGGATTGTCTTAACGAAGATCAAGACAGCTG GCTGTATGAGGCGAAGCTCAACAGCCCACTGCAGAAAGCCTTGAGTCCCATTGTGTGGTGTCGTCAGGCTCTGGACAATCCCAGTCCTGACATGGAGTCAGCCAAGCGCTCCCTCATCCACAGACTGGACGTCACCATGTCAG CAAACAAGCGTAGGAGCCTGTATGGATGTCCCTACAGTCCCCAGGTGAACTACGGAAGCCCATACTGCACAAACACCGCTAACAGCCCCTACAGCAGTGGCTTCAACTCCCCATCATCCACACCCAGTAGGGTGCCCATCGTCAGACAGCAGCTGATGCTCCCCGTCAACCAGG CTCACCAGCAGCAGCGTGGTGgctcagtagagagagaaaggaacccCCCAGCGGTCAGCCCTCAGTCTTCAATAGACAGTGAGCTGAGCACCTCAGAGATGGACGAGGACTCTGTAGGATCCTCCACCACATACAAGCTCAACGACGTCACTGATGTACAAATCCTGGCTCGCATGCAGGAGGAGA gtcTTCGGCAGGACTATGCTGCCACAGCGTCCAGACGGAGCTCTGGTTCGTCCTGCCACTCTCTGAGACGCAGCACCTTCAGTGACCAGGAACTGGACGCCCACAGTCTAGAGGACGATGAGGAGGCTGTACACCCCGCCTTCCACATCCCCTCAAACCGCTTTTCCCCCTCCCCCAGACACTCCCCTCACGCCTCCCCCAGAAACTCTCCCCGCTCCCGTTCCCCCGCACGCTCCCTGGAGTACAGCCACCCCCACAGCCGAGGCTCCCCGCAGCCAATCATCAGCCGGCTGCAGGCACCACGTCACTCCCTGCAAAGCCACACCCCCCAAGACCTGCAGACCAACGTGGTGAAGAACGAAG AAAAGCTGAGGCGGAGTCTTCCTAACCTGACCCGCTCCAACGTGGCACAGCAGGGTCCAGAGCCCGTCAAGAACAGCAGGAGCTTTGAGTCCAACCTGCAAGTGCCAAACGGAGGCTCACCCAGAcaccaggcagtcagtcagtctgcca TAGCCCAGcactcctccactccactccactcccggTACTCGACTCCCCCTCGCTCCTCCCAAACAGGAATTCCCCCTCGATCCTTACAGTCCCCGAAACCCAAACAGCACCTCCAAAGCCCTTCTTCTCTGCGAG TCCATCTTTCCTGTTGCTTTGGAGAAGAAGGTGATTTCA TCCCTTCTCCCAGTAAGCTGCGAACCCCGGCCACTCCGTCTCCCCTGGCCCTGAGGCAACCTGTGAAGGCCACGTCTACCCCTGGCTCTGGAGCCTCCACCCCCACACGCTCCCTGGGCCCAGCACGCAGCGGCCTGCCCCGGCCCAGtgcaggagggggggggggcggcATCCCCGTGCCTCGCAGCAAACTGGCCCAGCCAGTACGCAG GTCTCTACCTGCCCCTCGGACCTACAATGGTGGACGGGAAGGAGATAACTGGAGGGAGGGTTGCTACTGA
- the slain2 gene encoding SLAIN motif-containing protein 2 isoform X3, which translates to MEDINSNINADLEVRKLQDLVKKLEQQNEQLRSRSSSGAVSGNHRPHSAGYDSRLSAASAAGLAGFPGVGSGGTGYGGLLENSRCLSPRLSYDGISFRRAYEGEGASAATSFTGTNSYFTDAGETLGFMDEGETSILDEVEILDLEDMDCLNEDQDSWLYEAKLNSPLQKALSPIVWCRQALDNPSPDMESAKRSLIHRLDVTMSANKRRSLYGCPYSPQVNYGSPYCTNTANSPYSSGFNSPSSTPSRVPIVRQQLMLPVNQAHQQQRGGSVERERNPPAVSPQSSIDSELSTSEMDEDSVGSSTTYKLNDVTDVQILARMQEESLRQDYAATASRRSSGSSCHSLRRSTFSDQELDAHSLEDDEEAVHPAFHIPSNRFSPSPRHSPHASPRNSPRSRSPARSLEYSHPHSRGSPQPIISRLQAPRHSLQSHTPQDLQTNVVKNEEKLRRSLPNLTRSNVAQQGPEPVKNSRSFESNLQVPNGGSPRHQAVSQSAIAQHSSTPLHSRYSTPPRSSQTGIPPRSLQSPKPKQHLQSPSSLRVPSPSKLRTPATPSPLALRQPVKATSTPGSGASTPTRSLGPARSGLPRPSAGGGGGGIPVPRSKLAQPVRRSLPAPRTYNGGREGDNWREGCY; encoded by the exons ATGGAGGATATCAACTCAAACATCAACGCGGACTTAGAGGTGCGGAAACTACAGGACTTGGTAAAGAAACTCGAACAACAAAACGAGCAGCTCCGTAGTCGGTCTTCGTCTGGAGCAGTGTCAGGGAACCATAGACCCCATAGTGCAGGATACGACTCTCGCTTATCAGCCGCCTCAGCGGCGGGGCTGGCCGGCTTCCCTGGGGTGGGGTCCGGCGGAACTGGCTATGGAGGGCTTTTGGAAAACTCCCGTTGTTTGAGTCCCAGACTGTCATATGATGGCATCAGTTTCAGGAGAGCATATGAGGGCGAGGGGGCATCGGCTGCCACCTCTTTCACTGGCACCAATTCCTATTTTACTGACGCAGGGGAAACACTGGGTTTTATGGATGAAGGGGAAACTTCTATATTGGATGAAGTAGAAATCCTCGATCTCGAAGACATGGATTGTCTTAACGAAGATCAAGACAGCTG GCTGTATGAGGCGAAGCTCAACAGCCCACTGCAGAAAGCCTTGAGTCCCATTGTGTGGTGTCGTCAGGCTCTGGACAATCCCAGTCCTGACATGGAGTCAGCCAAGCGCTCCCTCATCCACAGACTGGACGTCACCATGTCAG CAAACAAGCGTAGGAGCCTGTATGGATGTCCCTACAGTCCCCAGGTGAACTACGGAAGCCCATACTGCACAAACACCGCTAACAGCCCCTACAGCAGTGGCTTCAACTCCCCATCATCCACACCCAGTAGGGTGCCCATCGTCAGACAGCAGCTGATGCTCCCCGTCAACCAGG CTCACCAGCAGCAGCGTGGTGgctcagtagagagagaaaggaacccCCCAGCGGTCAGCCCTCAGTCTTCAATAGACAGTGAGCTGAGCACCTCAGAGATGGACGAGGACTCTGTAGGATCCTCCACCACATACAAGCTCAACGACGTCACTGATGTACAAATCCTGGCTCGCATGCAGGAGGAGA gtcTTCGGCAGGACTATGCTGCCACAGCGTCCAGACGGAGCTCTGGTTCGTCCTGCCACTCTCTGAGACGCAGCACCTTCAGTGACCAGGAACTGGACGCCCACAGTCTAGAGGACGATGAGGAGGCTGTACACCCCGCCTTCCACATCCCCTCAAACCGCTTTTCCCCCTCCCCCAGACACTCCCCTCACGCCTCCCCCAGAAACTCTCCCCGCTCCCGTTCCCCCGCACGCTCCCTGGAGTACAGCCACCCCCACAGCCGAGGCTCCCCGCAGCCAATCATCAGCCGGCTGCAGGCACCACGTCACTCCCTGCAAAGCCACACCCCCCAAGACCTGCAGACCAACGTGGTGAAGAACGAAG AAAAGCTGAGGCGGAGTCTTCCTAACCTGACCCGCTCCAACGTGGCACAGCAGGGTCCAGAGCCCGTCAAGAACAGCAGGAGCTTTGAGTCCAACCTGCAAGTGCCAAACGGAGGCTCACCCAGAcaccaggcagtcagtcagtctgcca TAGCCCAGcactcctccactccactccactcccggTACTCGACTCCCCCTCGCTCCTCCCAAACAGGAATTCCCCCTCGATCCTTACAGTCCCCGAAACCCAAACAGCACCTCCAAAGCCCTTCTTCTCTGCGAG TCCCTTCTCCCAGTAAGCTGCGAACCCCGGCCACTCCGTCTCCCCTGGCCCTGAGGCAACCTGTGAAGGCCACGTCTACCCCTGGCTCTGGAGCCTCCACCCCCACACGCTCCCTGGGCCCAGCACGCAGCGGCCTGCCCCGGCCCAGtgcaggagggggggggggcggcATCCCCGTGCCTCGCAGCAAACTGGCCCAGCCAGTACGCAG GTCTCTACCTGCCCCTCGGACCTACAATGGTGGACGGGAAGGAGATAACTGGAGGGAGGGTTGCTACTGA
- the slain2 gene encoding SLAIN motif-containing protein 2 isoform X4, with the protein MEDINSNINADLEVRKLQDLVKKLEQQNEQLRSRSSSGAVSGNHRPHSAGYDSRLSAASAAGLAGFPGVGSGGTGYGGLLENSRCLSPRLSYDGISFRRAYEGEGASAATSFTGTNSYFTDAGETLGFMDEGETSILDEVEILDLEDMDCLNEDQDSWLYEAKLNSPLQKALSPIVWCRQALDNPSPDMESAKRSLIHRLDVTMSANKRRSLYGCPYSPQVNYGSPYCTNTANSPYSSGFNSPSSTPSRVPIVRQQLMLPVNQAHQQQRGGSVERERNPPAVSPQSSIDSELSTSEMDEDSVGSSTTYKLNDVTDVQILARMQEESLRQDYAATASRRSSGSSCHSLRRSTFSDQELDAHSLEDDEEAVHPAFHIPSNRFSPSPRHSPHASPRNSPRSRSPARSLEYSHPHSRGSPQPIISRLQAPRHSLQSHTPQDLQTNVVKNEEKLRRSLPNLTRSNVAQQGPEPVKNSRSFESNLQVPNGGSPRHQAVSQSAIHLSCCFGEEGDFIPSPSKLRTPATPSPLALRQPVKATSTPGSGASTPTRSLGPARSGLPRPSAGGGGGGIPVPRSKLAQPVRRSLPAPRTYNGGREGDNWREGCY; encoded by the exons ATGGAGGATATCAACTCAAACATCAACGCGGACTTAGAGGTGCGGAAACTACAGGACTTGGTAAAGAAACTCGAACAACAAAACGAGCAGCTCCGTAGTCGGTCTTCGTCTGGAGCAGTGTCAGGGAACCATAGACCCCATAGTGCAGGATACGACTCTCGCTTATCAGCCGCCTCAGCGGCGGGGCTGGCCGGCTTCCCTGGGGTGGGGTCCGGCGGAACTGGCTATGGAGGGCTTTTGGAAAACTCCCGTTGTTTGAGTCCCAGACTGTCATATGATGGCATCAGTTTCAGGAGAGCATATGAGGGCGAGGGGGCATCGGCTGCCACCTCTTTCACTGGCACCAATTCCTATTTTACTGACGCAGGGGAAACACTGGGTTTTATGGATGAAGGGGAAACTTCTATATTGGATGAAGTAGAAATCCTCGATCTCGAAGACATGGATTGTCTTAACGAAGATCAAGACAGCTG GCTGTATGAGGCGAAGCTCAACAGCCCACTGCAGAAAGCCTTGAGTCCCATTGTGTGGTGTCGTCAGGCTCTGGACAATCCCAGTCCTGACATGGAGTCAGCCAAGCGCTCCCTCATCCACAGACTGGACGTCACCATGTCAG CAAACAAGCGTAGGAGCCTGTATGGATGTCCCTACAGTCCCCAGGTGAACTACGGAAGCCCATACTGCACAAACACCGCTAACAGCCCCTACAGCAGTGGCTTCAACTCCCCATCATCCACACCCAGTAGGGTGCCCATCGTCAGACAGCAGCTGATGCTCCCCGTCAACCAGG CTCACCAGCAGCAGCGTGGTGgctcagtagagagagaaaggaacccCCCAGCGGTCAGCCCTCAGTCTTCAATAGACAGTGAGCTGAGCACCTCAGAGATGGACGAGGACTCTGTAGGATCCTCCACCACATACAAGCTCAACGACGTCACTGATGTACAAATCCTGGCTCGCATGCAGGAGGAGA gtcTTCGGCAGGACTATGCTGCCACAGCGTCCAGACGGAGCTCTGGTTCGTCCTGCCACTCTCTGAGACGCAGCACCTTCAGTGACCAGGAACTGGACGCCCACAGTCTAGAGGACGATGAGGAGGCTGTACACCCCGCCTTCCACATCCCCTCAAACCGCTTTTCCCCCTCCCCCAGACACTCCCCTCACGCCTCCCCCAGAAACTCTCCCCGCTCCCGTTCCCCCGCACGCTCCCTGGAGTACAGCCACCCCCACAGCCGAGGCTCCCCGCAGCCAATCATCAGCCGGCTGCAGGCACCACGTCACTCCCTGCAAAGCCACACCCCCCAAGACCTGCAGACCAACGTGGTGAAGAACGAAG AAAAGCTGAGGCGGAGTCTTCCTAACCTGACCCGCTCCAACGTGGCACAGCAGGGTCCAGAGCCCGTCAAGAACAGCAGGAGCTTTGAGTCCAACCTGCAAGTGCCAAACGGAGGCTCACCCAGAcaccaggcagtcagtcagtctgcca TCCATCTTTCCTGTTGCTTTGGAGAAGAAGGTGATTTCA TCCCTTCTCCCAGTAAGCTGCGAACCCCGGCCACTCCGTCTCCCCTGGCCCTGAGGCAACCTGTGAAGGCCACGTCTACCCCTGGCTCTGGAGCCTCCACCCCCACACGCTCCCTGGGCCCAGCACGCAGCGGCCTGCCCCGGCCCAGtgcaggagggggggggggcggcATCCCCGTGCCTCGCAGCAAACTGGCCCAGCCAGTACGCAG GTCTCTACCTGCCCCTCGGACCTACAATGGTGGACGGGAAGGAGATAACTGGAGGGAGGGTTGCTACTGA
- the slain2 gene encoding SLAIN motif-containing protein 2 isoform X5, translating to MEDINSNINADLEVRKLQDLVKKLEQQNEQLRSRSSSGAVSGNHRPHSAGYDSRLSAASAAGLAGFPGVGSGGTGYGGLLENSRCLSPRLSYDGISFRRAYEGEGASAATSFTGTNSYFTDAGETLGFMDEGETSILDEVEILDLEDMDCLNEDQDSWLYEAKLNSPLQKALSPIVWCRQALDNPSPDMESAKRSLIHRLDVTMSANKRRSLYGCPYSPQVNYGSPYCTNTANSPYSSGFNSPSSTPSRVPIVRQQLMLPVNQAHQQQRGGSVERERNPPAVSPQSSIDSELSTSEMDEDSVGSSTTYKLNDVTDVQILARMQEESLRQDYAATASRRSSGSSCHSLRRSTFSDQELDAHSLEDDEEAVHPAFHIPSNRFSPSPRHSPHASPRNSPRSRSPARSLEYSHPHSRGSPQPIISRLQAPRHSLQSHTPQDLQTNVVKNEEKLRRSLPNLTRSNVAQQGPEPVKNSRSFESNLQVPNGGSPRHQAVSQSAIPSPSKLRTPATPSPLALRQPVKATSTPGSGASTPTRSLGPARSGLPRPSAGGGGGGIPVPRSKLAQPVRRSLPAPRTYNGGREGDNWREGCY from the exons ATGGAGGATATCAACTCAAACATCAACGCGGACTTAGAGGTGCGGAAACTACAGGACTTGGTAAAGAAACTCGAACAACAAAACGAGCAGCTCCGTAGTCGGTCTTCGTCTGGAGCAGTGTCAGGGAACCATAGACCCCATAGTGCAGGATACGACTCTCGCTTATCAGCCGCCTCAGCGGCGGGGCTGGCCGGCTTCCCTGGGGTGGGGTCCGGCGGAACTGGCTATGGAGGGCTTTTGGAAAACTCCCGTTGTTTGAGTCCCAGACTGTCATATGATGGCATCAGTTTCAGGAGAGCATATGAGGGCGAGGGGGCATCGGCTGCCACCTCTTTCACTGGCACCAATTCCTATTTTACTGACGCAGGGGAAACACTGGGTTTTATGGATGAAGGGGAAACTTCTATATTGGATGAAGTAGAAATCCTCGATCTCGAAGACATGGATTGTCTTAACGAAGATCAAGACAGCTG GCTGTATGAGGCGAAGCTCAACAGCCCACTGCAGAAAGCCTTGAGTCCCATTGTGTGGTGTCGTCAGGCTCTGGACAATCCCAGTCCTGACATGGAGTCAGCCAAGCGCTCCCTCATCCACAGACTGGACGTCACCATGTCAG CAAACAAGCGTAGGAGCCTGTATGGATGTCCCTACAGTCCCCAGGTGAACTACGGAAGCCCATACTGCACAAACACCGCTAACAGCCCCTACAGCAGTGGCTTCAACTCCCCATCATCCACACCCAGTAGGGTGCCCATCGTCAGACAGCAGCTGATGCTCCCCGTCAACCAGG CTCACCAGCAGCAGCGTGGTGgctcagtagagagagaaaggaacccCCCAGCGGTCAGCCCTCAGTCTTCAATAGACAGTGAGCTGAGCACCTCAGAGATGGACGAGGACTCTGTAGGATCCTCCACCACATACAAGCTCAACGACGTCACTGATGTACAAATCCTGGCTCGCATGCAGGAGGAGA gtcTTCGGCAGGACTATGCTGCCACAGCGTCCAGACGGAGCTCTGGTTCGTCCTGCCACTCTCTGAGACGCAGCACCTTCAGTGACCAGGAACTGGACGCCCACAGTCTAGAGGACGATGAGGAGGCTGTACACCCCGCCTTCCACATCCCCTCAAACCGCTTTTCCCCCTCCCCCAGACACTCCCCTCACGCCTCCCCCAGAAACTCTCCCCGCTCCCGTTCCCCCGCACGCTCCCTGGAGTACAGCCACCCCCACAGCCGAGGCTCCCCGCAGCCAATCATCAGCCGGCTGCAGGCACCACGTCACTCCCTGCAAAGCCACACCCCCCAAGACCTGCAGACCAACGTGGTGAAGAACGAAG AAAAGCTGAGGCGGAGTCTTCCTAACCTGACCCGCTCCAACGTGGCACAGCAGGGTCCAGAGCCCGTCAAGAACAGCAGGAGCTTTGAGTCCAACCTGCAAGTGCCAAACGGAGGCTCACCCAGAcaccaggcagtcagtcagtctgcca TCCCTTCTCCCAGTAAGCTGCGAACCCCGGCCACTCCGTCTCCCCTGGCCCTGAGGCAACCTGTGAAGGCCACGTCTACCCCTGGCTCTGGAGCCTCCACCCCCACACGCTCCCTGGGCCCAGCACGCAGCGGCCTGCCCCGGCCCAGtgcaggagggggggggggcggcATCCCCGTGCCTCGCAGCAAACTGGCCCAGCCAGTACGCAG GTCTCTACCTGCCCCTCGGACCTACAATGGTGGACGGGAAGGAGATAACTGGAGGGAGGGTTGCTACTGA